A single window of Oenanthe melanoleuca isolate GR-GAL-2019-014 unplaced genomic scaffold, OMel1.0 S001, whole genome shotgun sequence DNA harbors:
- the LOC130266083 gene encoding olfactory receptor 14J1-like: MSNSSSISHFLLLPLADTRQLQLLHFCLFLGISLAALLGNGLIISAVACGHHLHTPMFFFLLNLALTDLGCICTTVPKAMHNSLWDTRNISYSGCAAQLFFFVFFISAEFSLLTVMCYDHYVSICKPLHYGTLLGSRACAHMAAAAWASGFLNALLHTANTFSLPLCKGNALGQFFCEVPQILKLSCSQSNLRKLGISLVGFCLAFGSFVFIVFSYVQIFRAVLRIPSEQGRHKAFSTCLPHLAMVSLFLSTGSFAFLKPPSISSPSLDLSLSVLYSVVPPALNPLIYSLRNKELKAAVWKLITG; encoded by the coding sequence atgtccaacagcagctccatcagccacttcctcctgctgccattggcagatacgcggcagctgcagctcctgcacttctgcctcttcctgggcatctccctggctgccctcctgggcaacggcctcatcatcagcgccgtagcctgcggccaccacctgcacacccccatgttcttcttcctgctcaacctggccctcactgacctgggctgcatctgcaccactgtgcccaaagccatgcacaattccctctgggacaccaggaacatctcctactcaggatgtgctgctcagctctttttctttgtcttcttcatCTCAGCAGAGTTTTCCCTCCTGACTGTCATGTGCTACGACCactacgtgtccatctgcaaacccctgcactatgggaccctcctgggcagcagagcttgtgcccacatggcagcagctgcctgggccagtggctttctcaatgctctgctgcacacagccaatacattttccctgcccctaTGCAAGGGCAATGCtctgggccagttcttctgtgaagtCCCCCAGAttctcaagctctcctgctcacagtCCAACCTTAGGAAGCTTGGGATTTCATTGGTGGGTTTCTGTTTAGCATTTGGTTcctttgtgttcattgttttctcctatgtgcagatcttcagggctgtgctgaggatcccctctgagcagggacggcacaaagccttttccacctgcctccctcacctggccaTGGTCTCCCTGTTTCTCAGCACTGGGTCATTTGCCTTcctgaagcccccctccatctcttccccatccctggatctgtccctatcagttctgtactcagtggtgcctccagccctgaatcccctcatctacagcctgaggaacaaGGAGCTTAAGGCTGCTGTGTGGAAACTGATCACTGGATGA